A section of the Streptomyces sp. Je 1-369 genome encodes:
- a CDS encoding MarR family winged helix-turn-helix transcriptional regulator: MVDEKKVNQVVGTDKGSDGKRTDGKGTDGKGTADRPGYELPLLLFAGFRTLIDRLHAELARQGHPDVRPAHGFAMQAIGPDGATASEVGRRLGVSKQAAGKTVDRLITLGYAARTEDPADARRKLVRLTPHGIDALRRSATVFDELRAEWAASLGADHLADLESSLRAVVPPDAFRLDAAGWLGGS; this comes from the coding sequence ATGGTTGACGAAAAGAAGGTAAACCAGGTTGTCGGAACGGACAAGGGGAGCGACGGAAAGAGGACCGACGGGAAGGGGACCGACGGGAAGGGGACCGCGGACCGGCCGGGATACGAGCTCCCCCTCCTCCTCTTCGCCGGTTTCCGCACCCTCATCGACCGCCTCCACGCCGAACTCGCCCGCCAGGGCCACCCCGACGTGCGCCCCGCCCACGGCTTCGCCATGCAGGCGATCGGGCCGGACGGTGCCACCGCCAGCGAGGTCGGACGCCGCCTCGGCGTCTCCAAGCAGGCGGCGGGCAAGACGGTCGACCGCCTCATCACCCTCGGCTACGCGGCCCGCACCGAAGACCCCGCCGACGCCCGCCGCAAACTCGTCCGCCTCACCCCGCACGGCATCGACGCGCTCCGCCGCTCGGCGACGGTCTTCGACGAGCTGCGCGCGGAGTGGGCGGCGTCCCTGGGCGCGGACCACCTGGCCGACCTGGAGTCGTCCCTCCGCGCGGTCGTACCGCCGGACGCGTTCCGCCTCGACGCGGCGGGGTGGCTGGGCGGCTCGTGA
- a CDS encoding aldo/keto reductase, producing MKYTQLGRTGLKVSRLTLGTMNFGPLTNEPDSHTLMDAALDAGVNFFDTANTYGQSVGKGRTEEILGTWFTQGGGRRDKVVLATKVYGDMAPHGEEPWPNHDRLSALSIRRAVDASLRRLQTDHIDLYQFHHIDRLTPFEEIWQAVDVLVKQGKILYVGSSNFPGYKIAQANETARRLGGYGLVSEQCLYNLAARDAEMEVLPASRDYGLGVIPWSPLHGGLLGGVLKKEGEGSRRTGGRAAADLAKPEVRARVQAYEDLLDKHGLEPGEVALAWLLSRPGVTAPIVGPRTSEQLESALRAVELELSGEVLDALDEIFPGPGPSPESFAW from the coding sequence ATGAAGTACACGCAGCTGGGACGTACAGGGCTCAAGGTCAGCCGGCTCACGCTCGGGACCATGAACTTCGGGCCGCTCACCAACGAACCCGACAGCCACACGCTCATGGACGCCGCGCTCGACGCGGGCGTCAACTTCTTCGACACCGCCAACACCTACGGCCAGAGCGTCGGCAAGGGCCGTACCGAGGAGATACTCGGCACCTGGTTCACACAAGGAGGCGGCCGCCGCGACAAGGTCGTGCTGGCCACCAAGGTGTACGGCGACATGGCCCCGCACGGGGAAGAGCCCTGGCCCAACCACGACCGGCTCTCCGCGCTCAGCATCCGCCGCGCCGTCGACGCGAGCCTCAGGCGGCTGCAGACCGACCACATCGATCTCTACCAGTTCCACCACATCGACCGGCTGACACCGTTCGAGGAGATCTGGCAGGCCGTCGACGTCCTCGTCAAGCAGGGCAAGATCCTCTACGTGGGCTCCTCCAACTTCCCCGGCTACAAGATCGCCCAGGCCAACGAGACCGCCCGGCGCCTCGGCGGCTACGGCCTCGTCAGCGAGCAGTGCCTCTACAACCTCGCCGCCCGCGACGCCGAGATGGAGGTCCTCCCCGCCTCGCGGGACTACGGCCTCGGCGTCATCCCGTGGTCGCCGCTGCACGGCGGACTGCTCGGGGGCGTGCTGAAGAAGGAGGGCGAGGGCTCGCGCCGCACCGGCGGCCGCGCCGCCGCCGACCTCGCGAAGCCGGAGGTCCGGGCGCGCGTCCAGGCGTACGAGGACCTGCTCGACAAGCACGGCCTCGAGCCCGGCGAGGTCGCGCTGGCGTGGCTGCTGTCCCGGCCCGGCGTCACCGCGCCGATCGTCGGCCCCCGCACGTCCGAGCAGCTCGAATCCGCACTGCGCGCGGTCGAGCTCGAACTGTCCGGCGAGGTCCTCGACGCACTGGACGAGATCTTCCCCGGCCCCGGCCCCTCACCGGAGTCCTTCGCCTGGTGA